One window from the genome of Candidatus Rhabdochlamydia sp. T3358 encodes:
- a CDS encoding AURKAIP1/COX24 domain-containing protein, with the protein MASVKKKRRAKIAKHKRKKRRRRDRHKKS; encoded by the coding sequence GCATCTGTAAAGAAAAAGCGCCGCGCAAAAATTGCTAAGCACAAAAGAAAAAAAAGAAGACGTCGCGATCGTCATAAAAAATCTTAA